A window from Thermodesulfobacteriota bacterium encodes these proteins:
- a CDS encoding ABC-ATPase domain-containing protein, which produces MERLIETLRQIDRKGYKAYKELQGKEYKFPFYTLFMDHVQGDPFATSSRLRVLIPQSEAGFPDDTFSNTSREVALRDFLVRTFAREAKKHSRQCGTGKSGQIFVDPPSQEILERSAAHVSKDYVELRLFVGLPASGRWILGREAEEMLTIRLPALVERTLLKKNLDSGVLYEHVETSEDADALRGKLSSLDLTAFVADGSMLPRRSGVDDRPMKDGLPFRSPESLRVEVELPNRGRITGMGIPRGVSLIVGGGFHGKSTLLRAFERGVFNHIPGDGREFVVSDPTAVKIRAEDGRSVVGVDISPFIGGLPGGVDTEFFKTQNASGSTSQAANILEALEAGSTLLLLDEDTSATNFMIRDRRMQALVEKKHEPITPFVDKVNQLYEDHGVSTVLVMGGAGDYFDVADKVIAMVEYEPEDLTGRAEEIAADNPTGRATEGGEAFGALHGRVPVPESLDSRKGRHESHLKARGLKTLTFGREDIDLAFVEQLVEDGQVKAIGYAMVYARERYMDGGMDIREVITAVDKDLGEKGLDIVSPTIKHPSDLVGFRPQELAAAINRLRSLRIKKVS; this is translated from the coding sequence ATGGAACGACTGATAGAGACACTAAGGCAAATTGACCGCAAGGGCTATAAGGCGTATAAGGAGCTTCAGGGAAAGGAGTACAAGTTCCCCTTCTATACCCTTTTCATGGACCACGTGCAGGGGGACCCGTTCGCCACCTCGAGCCGCTTGAGGGTCCTGATACCCCAGAGCGAGGCCGGCTTTCCTGACGATACGTTCTCGAACACGTCGAGAGAGGTGGCCCTAAGGGATTTTCTCGTCAGGACTTTCGCCAGGGAGGCGAAGAAGCATTCGAGGCAGTGCGGGACGGGAAAGAGCGGCCAGATATTCGTCGACCCGCCGTCCCAGGAGATACTCGAAAGAAGCGCGGCCCATGTCTCGAAGGACTATGTGGAGCTCCGCCTCTTCGTCGGGCTCCCGGCCTCGGGCAGGTGGATACTCGGCCGCGAGGCCGAGGAGATGCTCACAATAAGGCTCCCGGCCCTGGTCGAGCGTACCCTGCTTAAAAAGAACCTCGATAGCGGCGTCCTGTACGAGCACGTAGAGACGAGTGAGGACGCGGACGCGCTTCGGGGCAAACTTTCCTCCCTCGACCTCACGGCCTTTGTCGCCGACGGGAGCATGCTTCCGAGAAGGAGCGGCGTTGACGACAGGCCCATGAAGGACGGACTGCCGTTCCGTTCTCCGGAGAGTCTCAGGGTGGAGGTGGAGCTGCCGAACCGGGGACGCATAACCGGCATGGGGATCCCGCGCGGGGTGAGCCTTATCGTAGGAGGCGGTTTCCACGGGAAGTCGACCCTCTTAAGGGCGTTTGAGAGGGGGGTCTTCAACCACATCCCCGGCGACGGCAGGGAGTTCGTGGTCTCCGACCCGACCGCCGTTAAGATAAGGGCCGAGGACGGCAGGAGTGTTGTGGGGGTCGATATCTCCCCCTTCATAGGGGGGCTGCCCGGAGGTGTGGATACGGAGTTCTTCAAGACACAGAACGCGAGCGGCTCCACCTCCCAGGCGGCCAACATACTCGAGGCGCTGGAGGCCGGAAGCACCCTGCTCCTCCTCGACGAGGACACCTCGGCCACCAACTTCATGATAAGGGACCGCAGGATGCAGGCGCTCGTCGAAAAGAAGCACGAGCCCATAACTCCGTTTGTCGATAAGGTCAACCAGCTTTACGAAGACCACGGCGTCTCCACGGTACTCGTCATGGGCGGGGCGGGAGATTACTTCGACGTCGCGGACAAGGTGATAGCCATGGTGGAGTACGAGCCGGAGGACCTGACGGGCAGGGCGGAGGAGATAGCGGCGGACAATCCGACGGGCAGGGCCACGGAGGGGGGCGAGGCTTTCGGCGCCTTACACGGGCGGGTCCCGGTCCCGGAAAGTCTGGACTCGAGGAAGGGCCGGCACGAGTCGCACCTGAAGGCCAGGGGGCTCAAGACCCTTACCTTCGGCAGGGAGGATATAGACCTCGCCTTCGTGGAGCAGCTCGTCGAGGACGGCCAGGTAAAGGCCATAGGGTACGCCATGGTCTACGCGAGGGAGAGGTACATGGACGGCGGGATGGATATCCGGGAGGTCATAACGGCCGTGGATAAGGATCTTGGGGAGAAGGGCCTCGACATCGTATCACCGACGATCAAACACCCCTCGGACCTCGTCGGTTTCAGGCCCCAGGAGCTCGCGGCCGCCATAAACAGGCTCAGGAGCCTGAGGATAAAGAAGGTTTCTTAA
- the greA gene encoding transcription elongation factor GreA, with product MKKLPIVAKLQEELKKITRELRIEVPKELRKAAAHGDFRENAEYDAAKERQSFLRAREAQLSSRIQSLASLELNDIPKGIVAFGSRVSLEDLDTGKAVVYELVSPEEVDPKNGKISVSSPIGRALLNKVEGDEIRIDLPSGLKEYEVTGLITLHELMFEKENDASE from the coding sequence ATGAAAAAACTTCCAATAGTAGCGAAGCTCCAGGAGGAGCTCAAGAAGATAACACGGGAACTACGTATAGAGGTCCCCAAGGAGCTCCGGAAGGCGGCGGCCCACGGGGACTTCCGCGAAAACGCCGAGTACGACGCGGCCAAGGAAAGGCAGTCCTTCCTGCGGGCACGGGAGGCGCAGCTCAGCTCTCGCATACAGTCCCTTGCCTCGCTCGAACTCAACGACATACCGAAGGGCATCGTGGCCTTCGGATCCAGGGTCAGCCTCGAAGACCTCGACACGGGCAAGGCGGTGGTCTACGAGCTCGTATCGCCCGAAGAGGTGGACCCGAAAAACGGCAAGATCTCGGTAAGCTCTCCCATAGGCAGGGCCCTCCTGAATAAGGTCGAGGGAGACGAGATAAGGATCGACCTGCCTTCCGGGCTGAAGGAGTACGAGGTTACGGGCCTCATCACGCTCCACGAACTGATGTTCGAAAAAGAGAACGACGCTTCGGAGTAG